TGGACGAGGAGCTCTCCGAGTACAAAAAGGACGGCGTCGGCTTGTCCCCGAAGACGAGCTCCGGTTCGAGGCTCAAGTCGACGCTGGAGAGGCGCCGGGTGTTGCAGAGGCTCTTGCTCGTCTTGGCCTTGATCGGGACTTGCATGGTGATTGGTGATGGTGTCCTCACGCCGTCTATTTCAGGTAGTGAAAGTGATTGTTCGATCGTCCGGTCCAAGTCTAGCAGTGTTTTTGGGATTTTCGGGAGGTTTATTTTAGTTCGAAGTTGGGAGTCGACTTGATTGGAGCCGACTGTTCGAATTTTATTCAATTTACGGGAGATTAAGCGATTATAGCTACTGTTCTTTTCCTGTTCTAAAGGcaaaatttttaaagattttcccCCCTTTGGCTCCGTCTTTCTGGATTCAGGGACAAAACTCGATTTTGGCATTATTTCGTTCCGTTAATGGATCAGGGTTGGGATTATGGTGCTGTAGAGACTGatgaatttttccctttctgtttGATGTAGTATTTTCAGCGGTCTCCGGTCTCGAGCTGTCAATGGCCAAGGAACATCACAAATGTAAGATCTTTATTCTATTTAGTCTTTGTACTTGTATCATTACTCTGGGCAGGTACCATTAGTTCAGCAGTTTCACATATTGGCTTGAGAATCCCATAAATTATTAAGTAGGCTGGGTGCATGAACAGGAATTCGGCATGATCAGTATTGCTCTAGACCACGTGGCAAATTGAATTTTCACCAGCTTGAACAGGGAACGGCATTTTCTGGTTCGTTATTATATCTATAGAAGTATGGAGTTATGAGATACTTTTGGTGAAATGGTCAAACTAATGCTAGGACACTGTAGCTTTCGTGTGCAGTCCTTCAATTAAGGCCTTCTCCTTAAGTTTTCAAAATGAAATGACAACAATGTGCATGGAGcttttaaatctttcaatttgggaTCTCTTTTGAACCTCAGGAGCGCTGAAATAGGTGTTGAAActacctttattttattttccttccttctctccCTGTGTGTCTGGGTTTTGAAACATTGATATCTTTTCTAATTCCCTGTACTCATATGATGTCAAAACCGGCTACCTTCCGGCTTCCGGCAAACTACTCCTGCTTATTCCTGTTGATGAGAGAAACGTGAAGAATAGTTGTCCCAGCATTGCAAATGTTGCTTGATCCTTTTGGCTAATAGCCTAATGCGGCCATGCACTAGTATCACCTTATGATGGAACGTGTCTGTTCATTGCATTGATCCTCTCTTTCATGTTCACAGAGGTTTACAAGGATTGAAGGTTGTccaaataattaaaaggttaTTGAGGTTGTAAGCCTTGCTCTGCTGTTCTTGTCATTGCGCAATTTTTGTGGTACTAGATGTCTTGCAAGAGTTGGCCTACCTACAGGTCTGTAAATGTGGTTCAACACCACGAATGGTTGTGCTTCTTCAAGGCACtctaataaaagagaaaattttagaCTGCCATTCTTCTCGTTTCCTCTTAACATAGTCCCGTTATGATTACATTATTTCGGCTAATGCTTCATACTGCTCTGCATATCATATCAGCATCAGCAGCATGGTTTAAGTTGCTGGCAAGCAATTGGTCTGTTCTGCCTTCTGAAAGTGTGGCAGTTTTGCAGATGTAGAAGTTCCGGTTGCATGCGTCATACTAATAGGCTTGTTTGCCCTTCAACATTACGGTACCCACAGGGTTGGTTTCTTGTTTGCTCCAGTAGTTGTGCTATGGCTTTTCTGCATCAGTGCCATAGGCTTATACAATATCTTCCATTGGAATCCTCATGTATACCAAGCACTCTCTCCGTATTATATGTACAAGTTCTTAAGGAAAACTCAACGGGGAGGTTGGATGTCCCTTGGTGGGATTTTGTTGTGTATAACAGGTAAGCTCGCGCATTTGAGTtaacttgttctttctttcactGATGGAACAAGTTTTTACAAGAACCTCAAAATTTCAGGTTCTGAAGCTATGTTTGCCGATCTTGGACACTTTTCTCAACTGTCAATTCAGGTACGTGTGATGCAAGTGTTCACGTAACTCGTAAGAACTTGTCTTTTACATCTGTTACTGTCAGTTGAATTGTtgataaatgaagaaaaagttgtccttTCATTTAAATTGGTTTACAATGCTTGTTCACATAGGTCAGCAATAGTTTAGGTGGCCATTAACCTCCGATGGAGACAGTTAAATTTTCTTGCTCTACTTGTTTTTGGCTCTTGAGGCGAAGTTCTAAGCAGAGCATCTGTTCTTGACATGGTATAAATGCAGTGATGCCACACCTCCTTCTATAGGTGGGTGGACATTTGCTGTCTTTGAAAATGATACCCGAATTGTGAAAGTTTCCATAATCCATAGTCCATGGCTCATTTATTTCAACGTCCTCCACAATTTCTTAGCAGATGTTTCATCCACATTATGTCTAAGTTGCTGGACTTAAATGAACATTCATCTTCCGACAGTGCTTTAAAAAGGCATGCCAATTGCTGGACTAAAATCTCTTAACTTGATAGTGAATGATTTACTACTACTCCTCTTCAGAAAACAGATGTATTGACAAACTTGTTTAAAACTTCATGCAGATTGCGTTCACCTCTGTGGTTTATCCATCTCTGATTCTTGCATACATGGGACAAGCCGCCTACCTATCTAAGCATCATGTAATTGATAATGATTACAGAATCGGATTTTATGTTTCTGTGCCAGGTTGGTAGACATCCCTTCTCTCTGCAATAATTTGGATGATGGGTGAATTTTTGTTGCTAATGTCACTTTGAATTGCCTTCCAGAAAAACTGAGATGGCCTGTACTGGGAATTGCCATACTTGCTGCTGTTGTGGGCAGCCAAGCTATTATCACTGGAACCTTTTCAATTATTAAACAGTGTTCTGCGCTAGGCTGCTTTCCAAGAGTTAAAATTGTGCATACATCATCAAAAATTCACGGTCAGATTTACATTCCAGAAATCAATTGGATCTTGATGGTATTATGCCTGGCCGTCACTATTGGTTTCAGAGACACTAAACGGCTGGGTAATGCATCAGGTATGAATATATTATCAGCCCCATCCACCATGTTCGAAAATTTTCACGCTTAGGTTGATTTTCTACTGGGTCGAGCTAATCGACTTGAGTATTGCAGCTTCATCTGTTGTTTTAAAGATGTCAAGAATTTGCTTTGAGTGAGTTACTGATTCGCCTTTTTTCCCGGAGCAGGTTTGGCAGTTATAACGGTTATGTTGGTAACCACATGTCTAATGTCCCTAGTCATCGTCCTATGCTGGCATCAGAGCTTTGTGCTCGCAATTGCGTTTGTACTTTTCTTTGGAGCCATTGAAGCACTCTACTTCTCCGCTTCTCTTGTCAAGTTCCTTCAAGGAGCATGGGTACCGATTGCCCTGGCATTCATCTTCCTTATTGTGATGTGTGTTTGGCACTACGGCACTCTCAAAAAGTATGAGTACGATGTTGAAAACAAGGTCTCTATCAAATGGCTAATGAGCTTGGGTCCCAGCCTCGGCATTGTACGTGTGCGTGGGATTGGGTTAGTCCACACGGAGCTTGTGTCAGGGATTCCGGCAATATTCTCCCATTTTGTCACCAATCTTCCAGCCTTTCATCAGGTCCTAGTGTTTCTCTGCATTAAATCTGTCCCCGTTCCACATGTTAGGCCAGAGGAACGGTTTCTTGTGGGCCGCATCGGTCCCAGGGAGTTCAGGCTCTATAGGTGCATCGTACGGTATGGATATAGGGACATCCACAAGGACGACTTGGAATTCGAGAACGATTTGGTTTGTAGCGTCGCCGAGTTTGTACGCACTGGAAATGCAGGATCCTGCAGCGCAAGTGTAGATAACTCGAAGGACGAGGACACAATGACTGTTGTAGGGACTTCTGCTACCCATGCTGATGGGATTCAAATGAGCGAGGATGATATTGATGATGTTGGAGTCGCAGGATCATCGATGAGGGAGATACAATCGCCACCATCGATCATgccaaggaaaaagagagtgcGGTTTATCATGCCAGAGAGTCCAAAGATCGATGTGGAAGCACGTGACGAGTTGCGAGAACTGACGGAAGCAAGGGAAGCTGGAGTTGCCTACATATTGGGACACTCATACGTGAGAGCGAAGCAAGGTTCGAGTTTTCTGAGGAAGATGGTGATTAACGTAGGGTACGACTTTTTGAGGAGAAATTGCAGGGCACCCACAGCGGACGCGCTGAGCGCGCCTCATGCCTCGACTTTGGAAGTAGGCATGGTCTACCCTATTTAATTTTGCCACTATTCAGATGTATGTACATAAGGAATTGTGCAATATCAAAACGaaagataaaaaaggaaacctgggaaaaaaaaaagagaaggaaaatcgACTCTTCTATCCAGTTCAGTTTTGATCGAATAATGCGCGAGAGCAAACAATGAGTATGCTATTTGGGCGACTCGATGGTGATCGGCATAAACGGCCGAACAAAAGCTATTTGTGTAGATTTTCGGGAATTCTCAAATGGCTCGATGATCTCATACGTTGTATAAGCTTGCGCATCTTCATAGTAACGCAGCATGGATGTTACTAGGTCTCATGTTTGACTTAGGCCACAGCGTTTCGATCCCTCCTGAATGGGATTGGGAGGGCAATGGAATAGTAATTCTCTAGTTTGGTTTTGCAGAATGAAGTGGTTATTTCAAGATTGGTTTTACCGTTAAAGTGAGGAATAATAAAAAGTTCTCATGACACCTATTGATCGTAGATAATCGAAGTCTAATTACTTTTGTCGtcgtattttttaaaaattgttagaAGGATATTGCAATTTATAAATAGTTAGATGTAGTGTAAGTatcaaaatagtaaataacTAAATTAAAAGATCGAATGATCATTATAATTCGGTAATTAATATATCATCAATGGTCTAATTAAGTCAATATTCAAAATGTGTATCATATAGAGTTTCACTTCTAAATGTTCAGATCATCATAAGTAAATTGACGATTATGATAGGATCATCTACTTATTAAATAATGAGAATAAGAGAGAATCATTCTATTATGATAAATGACATATTCATttagttttaattaactatGTTATGATCGATGTTAATTCGCGACATGTTGGTTAATCTTAATCGTTTATTTCAATACTCAATTTGGGCTTGAGGCACCAAACCAGAGCTCCATCACGATTTCTCAAGACATCACAAAATTGGAATCACCCTtacattccctttttttttgggtgacagAAAAACGTGGAACTTTCATTAAAACTTCGAACAAACAACACCATAGAGCTCACAATCATAACAAGGCAACGACCAAAGTAGATGGGCAGGTCTGGTAAGCCAATTGGGGCCAAGGGAATCCAGTCGCCGGGCTTTCGCCACCTGGTTGGCAGCCTGGTTAGCTTTTCTAGAACAATGGGCTAGGGAGACTCCAGTAAGATGGGCCAGCAAAGTCCGGCAATCGTCCACCACTATTTGTGCAGCCCATGGGCTTTTCTTTTGGCCCATAATGAATTGCACGCTTGATAAGCAATCCGACTCTATCTCCACGCTCAGGCCAACTACTGTGCTTTGCATGTCACTTCGCTTCACTTTCTGAGATCTCGTTTGCTTCAAGAACGCCATTCCCTCACGCAGCGCTAGGGTTTCGGCAACTGAGGCTCATGGAGCATGGAATTTCTTCGCAAACCGGGATATGAGGAGCCCGTTGTGGTCGCGAAGGACGCCTGTTGCTGCGGCGGCTTCTCTTGATTCGTTACAATGCGCTATTTCCGGACGATTCTCAATCTGCGATGAAATCAACAATCCAAACATGCCGATCCAGACGTAACTTTTCAGTTCCATAGAATCCCATATCATTCTTCAGCGGACGTCCTGATCTACACATGCATTCCAACACATAATCTCCTAATTTTAATGACGAATCTTGTCTTCCTTTTTAGCTATGCATTGGCCACGTTTGTACGGATATTGCCTTGACTCTTGAATAAGATCAATGAAATCTCATCTTCAAGGACATCATTCGAGGAAGGCTATTCCTCTCGTTCTTCTTCATGACGTCGCGTGATCACTTCATGTGCATAGTCCTCTCGGAAAATGAATTGCAAATTCCAGCTAAAGAACACATTTTCCTTCCCAACCATAATGCTGCGATTCCAACTTACTTGGTTGTGAAAGGGAACGACGACAGCCCGATGTCAAGAACTATACAGAGAAATGATAGCGCTCTGTACCGATCTCTCTTTATCTATGCAGAATCATTAGGTTAAGCCCAAGAAAAGAAACGAGAAGAAAAAACCGGACGGTTCAAACTCATTAGCTCAGTGTCAAAAGAGCATTTGTCAATTAGAGAAGCTCTAAGAGGAGTACTCAGAAGTTGACTCCATTTTTTATGCAGTCATAACTGTATAAAAAATCTGTGTCCAGGGATCAAATTGTGCTGGGGTGTCATATTTGGGGCATGGAAGACAAGCTTATGGAGGCggcttcaacaaaaaaaacgaGAGAACTGAAAATATCTTTGAAATTCTGTTGCACACAAGATGATCAACAATCCAAGAATACGGTCCGTATGCGGTATTATATAGTTAGTCATGCGTCAACTATCTCGccttacacaaaaaaaaaaaatgcataattgAGGCCAAACTTGCATATCACAAAGGCCTAAATGTAAATGAATCGGCTATGGAGAGAGGTTTCAGCAAGCGGGTAAACCGATGATGACTCCTTGAGCTAATCCCTCATTGTTTTCGTGCATTAAGCTCCGAAAAAATCAGGTCGTAAAACGGCTCACTACAGCAGTAATTGCAACACTTCTTGCAGTAGATAATGCATCAAGTCAAAGCTGGAGTTCACCAGTACAATTTTCCTCCGTAGATCGGACAATGGTCGTCACTAATGATTTCGACCTAGGAATCTAGTTGCATACTTGTCTAAATTCGATTTCGAGGTTGGCAGCCTCCAAGCATTCTCAACTTCATGAACAGATAGAAGGAGATTACAGatcccccaacaaaaaaaaagatgtacAGATGGAAGTGGactaaaaagaaaggaaagttgcaTATAGCAAGGGAAGGATAGATGAAATGGCCTTGCTTAGCATATTAATTCatgcatgtcatcttttggtagaGAGTCTTAAATAAGTAAAAGGTCTACCAAAAACATAACCCCATAATCATATCCTGTTCAGCTTCCACCAAGGGGTAAAATATATCCTGTCCAGCGACCTACCCGAGATCAAGAATTGTTATAAAACAAGGAATAAAAATGACATATAAACCGGATGAACAACGTTCCTAGTCCTATATAGGATGCACagtaaaccctagaaatgcaACTTCTTGGAGACAAGAAGAGAaggggattaaattgaacacgAGATTCGTCATTCTTAATGTAGAAGCGGCTCGTCGGAACATAAATTTGAAGAAAGTGCATAttcaaaatcaattctaataaGAGTATATAGCCAGAAGACATTGCAACCAGATAGTATATAATTGGTGATTGAATGAACAACTTACATTTGcgcaaattaaaaagaaaagggagagagtaTCCAAGTTCTTGTAAAAGATGGACCACTTTTTATGTCATATAACTATATATATATCCCCTTGAACATGGGTGAGGAAAAAGCAACACCAGTACCATAAACAGCTGACTATGCTGAAATGGGGGATGTACAATGCACATCATAATGGGTTTATTTATGACCGTAAATCTTGGAAAGAGCTTGCAAAACATCGACTTGAGACCTCAAGTGCAGGATGTAGTCGGCTGTTCTCGAGAGCAGGCGATCCGGCTGCAGCCCTCGGCCTCCTGGGATCAGCTTCtgcagcttcttcaccttcatcagGACCGTCAAATCACGAGCGATCAATGACGCCGATGGCGGCAGCGGCGGTGCTCGTCTCGCGGGTCTTCGCTTGCGCAACGGCTTGGGCTGGCTCGAGAACGTTTTGCATCTGGTGGACATTCTCACCTGCAGAGACAAaaagaggggagaggaaaacGCAAAAGAAGGGGGGGGTGTGGAGCGAacgagagatgagagagagctTTAAATGTGGAGAAGTCGCGAGGACGGGCCATGTGAGCCGAGCCATGCTGTCTTTTGGCACATCTGAGAGAGTGATCATCGTCGATCGCGGAGCTCAATGCCCCATATATTACTTGCTTAGGGTTTATTATTTCTGCTGATATAACTTTGGAAAACTTTGTCGTTTCCTTTTGTAAGGTCATATGATATATTTTACCATttactataagaaaatatttcttagaCAATCCTATCAAGAAATGtgtaatctcaaccgtagatccacacatcattagcacgtattttgcataaagcattcTATGGTAAAAAATAACTGGCAATATTGCCAATCTAGCAGTTTCTGCTATATACATAGCGGaatatataatatgaaaatgaagaaaaaaatttgtatttttttttgcactaaCTTAAAATATGGCTCGGAATAATGGAATAAACAATTGAATTAATagtataaatacatattattgtAAACTTGTATCCTCCCAGTAACACACTTCACTAATGAGATGGCTTtttaaaacaaagaagaagaagaagaagcagcatttGCTCTCGATCTCTTaagaaaaatcaagtgtcaagtCAACATTCCCTATGTTCCAACCATTCCCTTCACATTAACGTAGTGCCGTGAAACGACGTCGAACCGTTTTCGTCGCGTGGTGGGGCTCGCCGAGGAGTGCGCACGTGTCTGACAGCTCTCTCGCGCGCCCACGCCAGCCGCTCCTTGCCCCGGGGTTGATGCCATCCGATCTGGCCTCTCCTCGTAATCCCCGAATCGCGACGGCGGCAAAAGTCGCTCACACTTGTCCAGATGGGGACCCACCAACACATGCCTTGCAGTGggtggcgagagagagagagagaggagaaggcCGTCCCAGCTCGCAGGGGAATTTAATGAGGCTGGGCTCACGTGTATGGCGCAGGATGGGTGTTGGGCCACAAGTGGCGCCGGTGGGAGATGCGATCCTGCCCGTCGGTGTTTGCATGATCAAGATCCGCGAAGTTCCGGGCCCACCCATAACTTCCTGGAAGAGCTTCTTAACAGTAGTTGTGTGTTGTTAGCTATATGCCAAGCTAGAAATACGGTGGAATCTAGACCCAGTGAGTGGGTCAAATCGGATTTGAATCGAGTCAAAATGACCCCCATAGAAATCGTTCAATTTATcattttaactcatttttatgcaatacaaatacAATGACTCATATTCGATTCGGCTCATATTcttaaaacacttttatattttacCCGATCTAGGAACACTCATACCCAAACTAAGTTAATGGCATGGGGTAAGTGAATGTGAGTTCGAGTGAGAGCGACGGATAATGAAGGGAGAGTCATAAAGATATGTTGGATCTAAATAAGTTGTGAATCCAGTCAATGCCCATGTTATTTAGCTTTTaccattctaaatcaattatgATCCATCCATTGAATATAACAAACCCATATAATAGCCTAACCCATTAAATATGTATTAATAAATGAATTTATTACCCATTTTGATTAGTTTACTAAAATCTATCAATAGTTGTAATACGCAATATCGTAAAACGTCAACGTACTCTTTTTCGATGTTCAAAGTCGCTGTAAATTCAAAATTGCCCCAACTTCGATTGAAGTCAATGTCAACGGCATATGAATTTTGTATCTTAAGTGAAACTTAAGGGAAGAAAATATGATTTCTCCCCCTTAAGGTATGACATAAGGCGACGGACTTAAGAATTTGTTGCTCATGGTAAATCCTACGATAATATTGTGCGGtactcattttagtgtcaaaagctttcgttggatcacttaagtgtcatttttttaaacgatcacttaagtactaattCTGATTTGCTTGTCTGATGTGGCTTTTTTGTATTATTAATATCTAAAGATGTGGCCCGCCCGAGATCTAGTGagtaataaaaaaagttaaaagttgaagagaatattaaaaaattcaaaaaattcaaacttaattagattacaaaataaaaaaaaaatcaataaaaaaggaCATGTGtattagaagtcctaaaacttcttatgaaagtgcaattgagtgactaaacttacaaaaagtgcaatcaagtcatacaACTTATCAAAATTGTACATCAAGTCCTTCTATTAACTTTGTCCATTTAGACTAGAGAAAAACGATGATgcgtttttaatattttatctctcCTGTGAGACAATGACGTAGCTAAAATAACGtcctttttgttcaaattcgatttttaatataaattttatttaaataaaatttaaaaataagctcaacttttttttaaaaaatgattgagAACCGGTTGGCGAGGGCTTCCACGGCCCTCGCTACCGCCGCTCCACCATTGCCGgcaatggccggtgagggtgtACGGTAGGGTCGCCGAGCCCTAACAAACCTCTTGTACCACAGGCTATAGCTAGTGATGGCCCTCGGCCATACTTGGTCGAAAGCCAACAACCCTCACCGGATCATGAGGACGGCTGCGACCCCCACCAAGATCTCGGTGAGGGCCTAAAGGCCCTTGCTTGCAATCAGCGGGGGTCGTCGGCCATTAGTCAAGGCCCGACGACCCCCGTTAGCCATCACCACCCTTGCGGGTGATTGTGGAGGGAAGGGGGGGGGGCGAAGGCTGTGCAAGCCCTCTCCACCTAGTTCTCCACTATTTTctcctgttttttctttttagttatttttaaatttcgttTATATAATGATTTACTaagtttgaattttaattttttttaattttatagcttattttaagtttagaagtcaGCGTGaactgaattttaaaaaaaatgtcatgtcatattaaaagtttaattataaatgtcacATAATCAATTTGTCCGaaatttctcccatttggcatttaagtggtttttttttttttttttttttttttttctgatttggtACTTAAATGATTTGGCAAAAACTTTCGACGCTAAAAACTAAGCATCGTATACAACTTTTGGTGCTTATGATATTCTTCTCCTATTTATTGGCTTTGGGTATATCAAGCCAACTAaggtttttttggtcgaaaaaactTTCGTCTGCTCATGGTGTATTTCTTCCGGTGATTGTTGTTGTGGCTGCCGACACAAACATCAGAAAACCGGTGTCTCGTGGTCGAGTTGGATTTCCACGTCCGATGCCGACTGAACCAAATTTACTCAAACATGAGGGGTGGAGTGGGTTCGATCCTTTAAAAAAGTATGAAAATCAAGTTGACAAAAACCAAAGtcgagtcaccaaatcgagtattgAAGTCCTCCTTTTGACGGCGTCCCAAGAAGATGAACCGCGCCATAATAGTCCAGCCGAGTACAGAACTCAGAAGGCCATATGAGCTATGCCCAAtgaaaaaaaccaagaaaagaaaatgaaaccaaagaaaggaaaagaactgCGGAGGCAGCAGGAGTCGACCTAGTGGATCACtacagaaggaagaagaaaacaaaggatGTGGCGGGGACGATCATTGTGATCATGGCAACATGCAAGCTTAAACACTCTGTCATAATATGCACCGAGCGGTCCCCTACCATAACCACACACACGTTACTCAGAAACTTCCAGGGTTCGCGAGAGAAGACACAGCTTCAACTTGCAATCCACTCCCATGTGAACTAGAACGATGAATGATAgcgctctctcttctctctccctctctcttgcgaGCACCCAATATAACCCTCGACATGATCACGTGTGTAAGCACAAGGCGCGATTCGGGCGTAGCGTACTACATGTAAAGCTTGAACATTGCAGTGGCAACTAGACTCGCATCATGGTACTGTTGTGATAGCCATATGTCACAAACTAGACATTTGGTGACCTGACTCGACTGAAGAGATAACCTAGATAATCGGCAAGACTTGAATTGTCTTGtgtttttgagtttttcatgaGGATTTTGCTATGGTACAGAAAATGTATATTTGTATTCAAGATATTTCTTGTATTTGATTGGGTAGATAATAATCTTGTATTTAATAGAGAAGACGGTAGTTGGGGAAAGTGAACCTCAATAGTTTGATCAAGGGGAGGTCAATGGTAGTAATTTGAAGGTCTCGAGCATAAACAGGAGTCCACCCCACTCATTCGTATCACCCAACACTTGAGCAATAgaattatattttttccttgagCTTGTCTCTCTGaacactttctctctttctctacgaGCTGAGTGGGCTAGTGAGCGACACATCGGGGAAGGCCAAGCTTAGGCGTCCAAGTAAGAGCCAAAGGAAGCCTAAGTGCCGCACGGTTCGCGATCTCAAGCGTCGGCTCGCGACACTTACCAGTGCGTAGTGCTGTGTGTACCGTATTTGTACCCTCATATAATGGTGGCTCGTGCAGCGAGTTAATGCAGTGCGGAAGCAAGTTGGGAGTAGGCCTTGGGGTTGCAGATGATGGCCagaggaaaataaagaagaacCCACATGTGCGTTTGTCCCCGAAGCTAACATGCCATGCATtgcctcccctctctctctcgtatgTATCTTCTTACGACCCATTAAGGGTTGTGTTACGAAACATCCGATGTTATCACTCCATGATATCTTCAACTATCATCAGGTCGCAAAACACCCCTTATGGGCATGTCCATGTTGAGGCTTTATCAAGGAGAACACTTGGGGGGTTACCCACCCTTAAAGGGGAATGGTTAGGCCAGCTTTGTCCGCCGGGTGGGCTTCCCGGCCCCTTCACCACATGAGCTTGTGGTCCCTCCGATATTGGCTGCTTGTCCGGTCGCGTTGACGGCCCTTCTTTGAACCCCTCCCAATGTCAACTTCTTGGCCTTCGACG
The genomic region above belongs to Rhodamnia argentea isolate NSW1041297 chromosome 6, ASM2092103v1, whole genome shotgun sequence and contains:
- the LOC115727067 gene encoding transcription factor IBH1-like, giving the protein MSTRCKTFSSQPKPLRKRRPARRAPPLPPSASLIARDLTVLMKVKKLQKLIPGGRGLQPDRLLSRTADYILHLRSQVDVLQALSKIYGHK
- the LOC115727311 gene encoding potassium transporter 6-like isoform X1; this encodes MDPETGAYQNRTKKASWRSVLVLAYQSLGVVYGDLSTSPLYVYKSTFAEDIHHSETNEEIFGVLSFVFWTLTLVPLLKYVFIVLRADDNGEGGTFALYSLLCRHARVNPLPSCQVVDEELSEYKKDGVGLSPKTSSGSRLKSTLERRRVLQRLLLVLALIGTCMVIGDGVLTPSISVFSAVSGLELSMAKEHHKYVEVPVACVILIGLFALQHYGTHRVGFLFAPVVVLWLFCISAIGLYNIFHWNPHVYQALSPYYMYKFLRKTQRGGWMSLGGILLCITGSEAMFADLGHFSQLSIQIAFTSVVYPSLILAYMGQAAYLSKHHVIDNDYRIGFYVSVPEKLRWPVLGIAILAAVVGSQAIITGTFSIIKQCSALGCFPRVKIVHTSSKIHGQIYIPEINWILMVLCLAVTIGFRDTKRLGNASGLAVITVMLVTTCLMSLVIVLCWHQSFVLAIAFVLFFGAIEALYFSASLVKFLQGAWVPIALAFIFLIVMCVWHYGTLKKYEYDVENKVSIKWLMSLGPSLGIVRVRGIGLVHTELVSGIPAIFSHFVTNLPAFHQVLVFLCIKSVPVPHVRPEERFLVGRIGPREFRLYRCIVRYGYRDIHKDDLEFENDLVCSVAEFVRTGNAGSCSASVDNSKDEDTMTVVGTSATHADGIQMSEDDIDDVGVAGSSMREIQSPPSIMPRKKRVRFIMPESPKIDVEARDELRELTEAREAGVAYILGHSYVRAKQGSSFLRKMVINVGYDFLRRNCRAPTADALSAPHASTLEVGMVYPI
- the LOC115727311 gene encoding potassium transporter 6-like isoform X2; this encodes MDPETGAYQNRTKKASWRSVLVLAYQSLGVVYGDLSTSPLYVYKSTFAEDIHHSETNEEIFGVLSFVFWTLTLVPLLKYVFIVLRADDNGEGGTFALYSLLCRHARVNPLPSCQVVDEELSEYKKDGVGLSPKTSSGSRLKSTLERRRVLQRLLLVLALIGTCMVIGDGVLTPSISVFSAVSGLELSMAKEHHKCSEAMFADLGHFSQLSIQIAFTSVVYPSLILAYMGQAAYLSKHHVIDNDYRIGFYVSVPEKLRWPVLGIAILAAVVGSQAIITGTFSIIKQCSALGCFPRVKIVHTSSKIHGQIYIPEINWILMVLCLAVTIGFRDTKRLGNASGLAVITVMLVTTCLMSLVIVLCWHQSFVLAIAFVLFFGAIEALYFSASLVKFLQGAWVPIALAFIFLIVMCVWHYGTLKKYEYDVENKVSIKWLMSLGPSLGIVRVRGIGLVHTELVSGIPAIFSHFVTNLPAFHQVLVFLCIKSVPVPHVRPEERFLVGRIGPREFRLYRCIVRYGYRDIHKDDLEFENDLVCSVAEFVRTGNAGSCSASVDNSKDEDTMTVVGTSATHADGIQMSEDDIDDVGVAGSSMREIQSPPSIMPRKKRVRFIMPESPKIDVEARDELRELTEAREAGVAYILGHSYVRAKQGSSFLRKMVINVGYDFLRRNCRAPTADALSAPHASTLEVGMVYPI